A section of the Diabrotica virgifera virgifera chromosome 8, PGI_DIABVI_V3a genome encodes:
- the LOC126890077 gene encoding uncharacterized protein LOC126890077 → MLIRLLLQIKRMSRAQKLVEAALKENNENYLILTEESIEDMPVILFADSTSTYDNLTGNIMEIEPLASGTSEAATEVFINIEPLDIIPPISNADTQEIMNVARLDNDSPVSLKSVSEECLAPVTMYHCTAQEDNNTNLIDKYFSDDSDCMNAKLVPYSEHSDSDSEEEPRRIKRRKRCQVKKATWKDQMNKLHRENGQQYTGRKKIEGKWERIQKNKRVLKPRCKCRTTDKSALKCSEVSEEERKNIFEMFWRMNWGEKKVFVNGLVQEIPTKRPRDRKDPLLTRRQSTMVFNLNLTNDCRVRVCKTMFQNTLCLTKMTIWNWKKGKENISQKTNRHATKNPHEVEVKSLQEFLNNIPKMESHYCRKSWAKLYLLPEWTSKKALYNFYTLDWCTPRNITPLSIAKFSNTLEIENISLFKPKKDQCEKCLSHKLGNIPDTEHKEHIERKNEARLEKEQDKNKEEFVFTMDTQAVLLAPKSNVSSLYYKTKICTHNFCIFNIKNKDGFCYLWNETEGGLSSDNYATIIVKFITEKLLPSIHREPGQDTKIILYSDGCTAQNRNVILANALLNVATLNNVTIQQKYLEVGHTQMEADSMHATIERKLKNKIIHIPAEYAEVCVGARKNPKPYNVSYLTHEFFKSFASLQFYKSIRPGKAIGDAKVTDIRALQYKQGNLYFKLRFTDEWQLLPQRCDKRVSVKPIESLPNLHENQLKISSRKFKDLQQLKSTLPVDYRDYYDNVPHEDS, encoded by the exons ATGTTAATAAGATTATTGTTGCAGATAAAGAGGATGTCGAGGGCACAAAAACTTGTTGAAGCTGCACTGAAGGAAAACAATGAAAATTACTTAATTCTCACAGAAGAATCTATTGAAGATATGCCTGTTATACTTTTTGCTGATAGTACGTCAACATATGATAATTTAACAGGAAATATCATGGAAATTGAGCCACTTGCAAGTGGTACATCTGAGGCTGCCACAGAGGTGTTCATCAATATTGAGCCACTAGATATCATTCCGCCTATATCTAATGCTGATACACAAGAGATTATGAATGTTGCGCGTCTTGATAATGATTCGCCTGTTTCCTTGAAATCTGTTAGTGAAGAATGCTTAGCTCCAGTTACAATGTACCATTGTACAGCACAAGAAGACAACAATACTAACTTGATTGACAAATATTTCAGTGATGATAGCGACTGCATGAATGCAAAACTTGTACCTTATTCTGAGCACTCTGATTCTGACAGTGAAGAAGAACCAAGAAGAATTAAGAGAAGAAAAAGGTGTCAGGTAAAGAAAGCTACATGGAAAGATCAAATGAACAAGCTTCACAGAGAAAATGGGCAACAGTATACTGGGCGTAAAAAAATTGAAGGGAAATGggaaagaatacaaaaaaataaacgAGTTCTTAAACCTCGATGCAAATGTAGGACAACTgataaaagtgctttaaaatgTAGCGAAGTTTCAGAAGAAGAAAGGAAAAATATATTTGAGATGTTTTGGAGGATGAATTGGGGGGAAAAAAAGGTTTTCGTGAATGGTCTTGTGCAAGAGATACCCACAAAACGTCCAAGAGACAGAAAAGACCCATTATTAACAAGAAGACAAAGCACAATGGTATTTAACTTAAACTTGACTAACGATTGCCGCGTGAGAGTTTGTAAAACTATGTTTCAAAACACTTTGTGTCTTACCAAAATGACTATCTGGAACTGGAAAAAAGGCAAAGAAAATATTTCTCAGAAAACAAATCGACACGCAACAAAAAATCCCCACGAAGTAGAAGTGAAATCACTTCAAGAGTTTTTGAACAATATTCCAAAAATGGAATCCCATTATTGCCGCAAAAGTTGGGCAAAGCTTTATTTGTTACCAGAATGGACCTCAAAAAAAGCCTTGTACAATTTCTACACATTAGACTGGTGCACGCCACGGAATATCACTCCTCTGTCAATTGCTAAATTTAGCAACACTTTAGAAATTGAAAATATATCACTGTTCAAGCCAAAAAAAGATCAATGCGAAAAGTGCCTCTCTCACAAACTCGGAAATATACCTGACACAGAACACAAGGAGCACATAGAAAGAAAGAATGAAGCTAGACTTGAAAAAGAACAGgataaaaataaagaagaatttgTATTCACAATGGACACGCAAGCTGTGCTATTGGCACCCAAATCTAATGTGTCATCTCTATATTATAAAACTAAGATATGCACGCACAATTTCtgtatatttaatataaaaaataaagacGGATTTTGTTATCTCTGGAACGAGACCGAAGGTGGGTTATCCTCTGACAATTACGCTACCATAATTGTCAAGTTCATCACGGAGAAACTTTTGCCGAGTATCCACAGAGAACCTGGACAGGATACTAAAATTATATTGTACAGTGATGGTTGTACAGCTCAAAATAGAAACGTAATATTGGCAAATGCATTACTAAACGTGGCAACATTAAACAATGTCACAATTCAGCAGAAGTATCTAGAGGTAGGCCATACTCAGATGGAAGCGGACTCGATGCATGCCACCATAGAGAGGAAactgaaaaacaaaataattcatATACCAGCTGAATATGCAGAAGTTTGTGTTGGAGCTCGCAAAAATCCTAAACCTTACAACGTATCTTACCTAACCCATGAATTTTTTAAATCCTTCGCAAGTTTACAGTTTTATAAGTCAATAAGACCAGGGAAAGCCATAGGAGATGCCAAg GTCACAGATATTCGTGCCCTACAATATAAACAAGGGAACCTGTACTTTAAGTTACGGTTTACAGATGAATGGCAGTTACTGCCACAGCGATGTGATAAAAGGGTCTCAGTTAAACCTATTGAAAGCTTACCGAATCTTCATGAAAATCAGCTTAAAATAAGTAGTCGTAAATTCAAAGACTTACAACAACTAAAAAGTACCTTGCCGGTGGACTACAGGGACTACTACGACAATGTGCCACATGAAGACTCATAA